A genome region from Dickeya dadantii NCPPB 898 includes the following:
- a CDS encoding YkgJ family cysteine cluster protein has product MSDNVNPCMECGACCGYFRVSFYWSEADDGGGTVPAALTEPVTPFLRCMAGTSSKPIRCCALEGEIGKSVSCRIYAQRPTPCHEFVQSGENGQRNDACDRARAAYGLPPLIPARLPLPCS; this is encoded by the coding sequence ATGAGCGATAACGTCAACCCCTGTATGGAATGCGGCGCCTGTTGCGGTTACTTTCGGGTGTCTTTTTACTGGTCGGAAGCTGATGACGGGGGAGGAACCGTTCCCGCCGCGCTGACGGAGCCGGTAACGCCATTTCTGCGTTGCATGGCTGGCACCAGTAGTAAACCGATTCGCTGCTGCGCACTGGAGGGTGAAATCGGCAAATCGGTCAGCTGTCGTATTTATGCCCAGCGGCCCACGCCTTGCCATGAGTTTGTACAATCGGGAGAGAATGGTCAGCGCAATGACGCTTGCGATCGGGCTCGCGCGGCCTATGGTCTGCCACCGCTGATCC